The following coding sequences are from one Eleginops maclovinus isolate JMC-PN-2008 ecotype Puerto Natales chromosome 11, JC_Emac_rtc_rv5, whole genome shotgun sequence window:
- the atp1b2b gene encoding sodium/potassium-transporting ATPase subunit beta-2b isoform X1: MAKDGDNSWKEYVWNPRTREFLGRTASSWGLILLFYLVFYIFLAGMFTLTMYVMLQTLDDHKPTWQDRLSTPGMVIRPKADETYEIVYNIQKTESWDLYAQALDNFLSPYNNTIQAEKNNECKPDQYFEQADSGEVKNNPKRSCQFNRTILEDCSGVNDRYYGYQDGRPCIIIKLNRVIGMLPGKDGQAPFVTCGAKRYKIGKDEWREDSEKIGELLYFPPNGTFNLMYYPYYGKKAQVNYSQPLVAVKFLNITTNEDVNIECRINANNIPIGSERDKFAGRVSFKLRINTI, encoded by the exons GTCTTATTCTTCTCTTCTATTTAGTTTTCTACATCTTCCTGGCCGGCATGTTCACTCTCACCATGTACGTCATGCTGCAGACCTTGGATGACCACAAGCCGACCTGGCAGGACAGGCTCTCCACGCCAG GTATGGTGATTAGACCCAAAGCAGATGAGACCTATGAGATCGTCTACAACATCCAGAAAACCGAGAGCTGGGACCTGTACGCTCAGGCTTTGGACAACTTCCTGTCAC cCTACAACAACACGATCCAGGCGGAGAAGAACAACGAGTGCAAACCGGACCAGTACTTCGAGCAGGCGGACAGCGGCGAGGTGAAGAACAACCCCAAGCGCTCCTGTCAGTTCAACCGCACCATCCTGGAGGACTGCTCCGGAGTGAATGACCGTTACTATGGATACCAGGATGGCAGGCCGTGCATCATCATCAAGCTGAACCGG GTGATCGGGATGCTGCCAGGAAAGGATGGACAGGCTCCGTTTGTCACCTGTGGCGCAAAG AGATACAAAATTGGCAAAGATGAATGG agagaagacagTGAAAAAATTGGCGAGTTGCTGTACTTCCCTCCCAATGGCACTTTCAACCTTATGTACTACCCTTACTATGGCAAGAAAGCTCAG GTGAACTACTCCCAGCCTTTGGTTGCCGTCAAGTTCCTCAACATTACCACCAATGAAGACGTCAACATCGAGTGCAGGATCAACGCCAACAACATTCCCATTGGAAGTGAAAGAGACAAGTTTGCCGGAAGAGTGTCTTTCAAGCTGAGGATCAACACTATCTAA
- the chrne gene encoding acetylcholine receptor subunit epsilon, translating into MMAGCRFWIFFAVAVSILGTLVVQVHCNEESALIGALFKNYNKNIRPVKHPEDKLEIQIKLTLTNLISLNEKEETLTTNVWIEITWLDYRLMWNESEYYGIGVIRVPCNTVWLPDIVLENNIDGKFDVAYYANVLIYSNGWMYWLPPAIYRSTCAIEITYFPFDYQNCTLAFRSQTYSSNEVDLLLAVGDTGETIEWVDIDPEAFTENGEWAIVHRPARKMINKRYSPDDLEYQEVLFNLIIQRKPLFYVINIILPCSLISSLVVLAYFLPAQAGGQKLTVSISVLLAQTVFLFLIAQKIPETSLSVPLIGKYLIFVMSVTTLIATNQIVVLNISLRSPSTHNMPRFIKLLFLQSLPRLLGMAPLVDDGEVVMEVNGVRERRRSSFGLMQRAEEYVMKQPRSEMMFDRQREKHGLTRSVVDNMDVSSTANLYKSLAQSAPEIKQCVDACNFIAESTRQQNNIGSEIESWVLIGKMIDKVCFWVAFFLFIIGTVAIFLTGHFNRAPEFPFPGQSKKYVPS; encoded by the exons ATGATGGCGGGGTGCAGGTTTTGGATATTCTTTGCTGTTGCTGTATCTATCCTCGGGACTCTCGTGGTTCAGG TGCACTGCAATGAGGAGTCGGCGCTGATCGGCGCCCTGTTCAAGAACTACAACAAGAACATTCGCCCGGTGAAGCATCCTGAAGATAAGCTGGAGATCCAGATTAAGCTGACCCTCACTAACCTCATCTCCCTG AATGAAAAGGAGGAGACTCTAACGACCAATGTGTGGATTGAGATT ACATGGCTTGATTATCGCCTCATGTGGAACGAATCGGAGTATTACGGCATCGGTGTTATTCGTGTCCCGTGCAACACCGTTTGGCTTCCTGACATTGTCCTTGAGAACAA CATTGATGGCAAGTTTGACGTGGCTTACTACGCCAATGTGTTGATCTACAGCAATGGTTGGATGTACTGGCTGCCACCTGCCATCTATCGCAGCACGTGTGCCATCGAGATCACCTACTTCCCATTTGATTATCAAAACTGCACACTGGCATTCAG ATCCCAGACGTACAGTTCCAATGAAGTAGACCTCCTCTTGGCTGTAGGAGATACAGGCGAGACCATTGAGTGGGTGGATATCGACCCTGAGGCTTTCACAG AGAACGGCGAGTGGGCCATCGTCCATCGTCCGGCCAGGAAGATGATCAACAAACGGTACTCCCCAGATGACCTGGAGTATCAGGAGGTCTTGTTCAATCTTATCATCCAAAGGAAGCCCCTCTTCTATGTCATCAACATCATCCTGCCCTGCTCCCTCATCTCTTCACTGGTAGTGCTGGCCTACTTCTTACCTGCACAAG CCGGCGGACAGAAGTTGACGGTGTCCATCTCCGTCCTGCTGGCTCAGactgtcttcctcttcctcatcgcTCAGAAGATCCCTGAGACATCTCTCTCTGTGCCTCTCATTGGCAA GTACCTGATCTTCGTCATGTCCGTCACTACTCTCATCGCTACGAACCAAATCGTTGTGCTCAACATCTCCCTGCGCAGCCCCAGCACTCACAACATGCCCCGCTTTATCAAACTT ctttTCCTGCAGTCGTTACCTCGTCTCCTGGGCATGGCCCCGCTGGTGGACGACGGAGAGGTGGTGATGGAGGTGAACGGAGTGAGGGAGCGGCGCCGCAGCTCCTTCGGCCTCatgcagagagcagaggagtATGTGATGAAACAACCCCGCAGTGAGATGATGTttgacaggcagagagagaagcaTGGGCTCACACGATCCGTCG TGGATAATATGGATGTCAGCAGCACAGCCAACCTGTACAAGAGTTTGGCGCAGTCTGCACCCGAGATCAAGCAATGCGTCGACGCCTGCAACTTCATTGCCGAGAGCACGAGACAGCAAAACAACATCGGATCT GAAATAGAAAGCTGGGTGCTGATTGGAAAGATGATCGACAAGGTTTGTTTCTGGGTcgccttctttctttttatcatCGGCACGGTGGCCATCTTCTTAACAGGACACTTCAACCGCGCGCCTGAATTTCCTTTTCCTGGGCAGAGCAAAAAATATGTACCAAGttaa
- the gltpd2b gene encoding glycolipid transfer protein domain-containing protein 2, with product MGVKSKAAAAILVLLLFLGSLWLHGGLDYHWDSCLKGYNQVNTLHQLYNSSGADGAEGPQVIEGCPGQTFQVSLLVSHLLAAPAYTSDVLLQPYLSSWDELVRFMEALGPMVGLISSEIETKTSIIRQLALLAEVDPEAELGPDIHSINRLVTEAGKKTDKEASEHTSAYHSVRTMIWTELDRGLVNFHHQTDSGCRTLLRLHRALLWLKLFLEKLSETPVAGRLRSPSELCREAYQSTLANHHTWFVRKAADLAFIAMPERTFFFRLVCVQNQEELSMLLKRVVGSLGEVYDRTQSALEENGMLDLP from the exons ATGGGTGTGAAGAGCAAGGCTGCGGCTGCTATCTTAGTCCTGCTGCTGTTCCTCGGCTCCCTGTGGCTCC ACGGAGGTTTGGATTACCACTGGGATTCGTGTTTGAAGGGTTATAATCAGGTGAACACG CTTCACCAGCTGTACAACAGCAGCGGGGCCGATGGAGCCGAGGGCCCACAGGTCATCGAGGGGTGCCCGGGTCAGACCTTCCAGGTGTCGCTGCTGGTGTCCCACCTGCTGGCTGCACCCGCATACACCTCCGACGTGCTGCTGCAGCCATATCTGTCCAGCTGGGACGAGCTCGTGAG GTTTATGGAAGCTCTGGGCCCGATGGTGGGGCTGATATCTAGCGAGATAGAAACCAAGACCTCTATAATCCGCCAACTGGCCCTTTTGGCAGAAGTGGACCCTGAAGCAGAGCTGGGCCCGGATATACACTCAATAAACAGGCTGGTCACAGAAGCTGGGAAAAAGACTGATAAGGAGGCCTCGGAACACACTAGTGCTTACCACTCTGTGCGCACCATGATCTGGACAGAGCTGGACCGAGGGCTGGTGAACTTCCACCACCAGACGGACTCTGGGTGTCGGACTCTCCTGCGACTACACCGCGCTCTGCTCTGGCTGAAGCTCTTCCTGGAGAAGCTGTCTGAGACACCGGTGGCTGGCCGGTTGAGGAGCCCCTCAGAGCTTTGTAGAGAGGCCTACCAGAGCACCCTCGCCAACCACCACACATGGTTTGTCCGCAAGGCCGCAGACCTGGCCTTCATCGCCATGCCGGAGCGGACTTTCTTCTTCAGGCTGGTATGTGTGCAGAACCAGGAGGAGCTAAGCATGTTGCTCAAAAGAGTGGTAGGTTCCTTGGGAGAGGTTTATGACAGGACGCAGAGTGCCTTGGAAGAAAATGGCATGCTGGACTTGCCGTAG